In one Candidatus Micrarchaeota archaeon genomic region, the following are encoded:
- the cas1 gene encoding CRISPR-associated endonuclease Cas1: MNPLLISGFGTNIKVDKRKLVITNKLDKMQIEFYPHQIPYDSIIVDGHTGNITFEALRWLMKHDISVSMLNWNGELLSVALPKAPVSSKLRIMQYKMYLDEKERLKVAATIIKEKVAKSFELLEKLSDYYNSIDMNKIKNAFENENRLFGKIRANDELMTYEGRIADIYWVNITKIFDKLYPEFRFEKRGNKTYSHNVNASDEINALLNYGYAVLESEIRKDINAIGLDASIGFLHEIHSGRASLVCDAQELYRWLIDLSVIQLLEERKLKKSDFIVTENYHVRLKEHTAKLLIEKIRINFNKRMQYKGKSHSYEGVLLDNVRILGNHIIGKSNELKFSLPEIDIVREDNSNIRDRILNINPEERKKLGINKSTLWYQKKHIKEGKKIKIYTKTRAKL, translated from the coding sequence ATGAATCCTTTATTGATATCTGGATTTGGTACAAACATAAAAGTAGATAAACGCAAGCTTGTTATTACAAACAAGCTCGATAAAATGCAGATAGAATTCTATCCTCATCAAATACCCTACGATTCGATAATTGTAGATGGCCATACTGGTAACATCACTTTTGAAGCGTTACGCTGGCTGATGAAGCACGATATATCCGTATCTATGCTTAACTGGAATGGAGAGTTACTTAGTGTAGCCTTGCCAAAAGCACCAGTTTCGAGCAAATTAAGGATTATGCAGTATAAAATGTACCTTGATGAGAAAGAAAGGCTTAAGGTAGCAGCTACAATCATAAAAGAAAAGGTTGCAAAGTCGTTTGAACTACTGGAAAAGCTATCAGATTACTATAATTCCATAGACATGAACAAGATCAAAAATGCCTTTGAGAACGAAAATAGACTATTTGGGAAGATTAGAGCCAATGATGAATTGATGACGTATGAAGGCCGAATTGCAGATATCTATTGGGTCAATATAACAAAGATATTTGATAAGCTGTATCCAGAGTTCAGATTTGAGAAAAGAGGCAATAAGACCTACAGCCATAACGTCAATGCCTCTGATGAGATAAACGCACTATTGAATTATGGCTATGCAGTACTGGAATCAGAGATAAGAAAAGATATCAATGCAATAGGCTTAGACGCATCTATCGGGTTCTTGCACGAAATACATAGTGGAAGGGCATCGCTGGTTTGTGATGCTCAAGAATTATATAGATGGCTAATTGACCTATCAGTAATACAACTGTTAGAAGAAAGGAAACTCAAGAAATCCGATTTCATAGTAACAGAGAACTATCACGTCAGATTGAAAGAGCATACCGCTAAGTTGTTGATAGAGAAAATAAGGATAAACTTCAACAAGAGAATGCAGTACAAGGGCAAAAGCCATTCATATGAAGGGGTTCTATTGGATAACGTGAGGATATTAGGGAATCATATCATTGGCAAGTCTAACGAATTGAAATTCAGTTTGCCAGAGATAGATATTGTAAGAGAAGACAACTCAAATATCCGAGATAGGATATTGAACATAAATCCAGAGGAGCGAAAAAAATTAGGTATAAACAAATCGACTTTATGGTATCAAAAGAAGCATATAAAAGAAGGAAAGAAGATAAAGATTTATACTAAAACCAGAGCAAAATTGTGA
- a CDS encoding Fic family protein has protein sequence MSIKFKYLFIVDIYVSFIEKQRHGKHFYYYLVKSVRITPAKAKRLRIFLGREIPKHAELQQYFVELEKKTMEARYHAKWLPMELVEKVDDLSASITVFHKIPSNALPKDFLVRYTYNTNAIEGNRLTLRQTALVLSDRIAPEGSRADDVIEALNAVDAWNFIKSYRGRLNKAFVCKVQYEITKNTSCRIQGGYRDSGVRISGSEHIPPKPEKVPKLLEDLFKQFYNQKKNLHPIELATFLHNSFVNIHPFTDGNGRTSRLLMNWILLRNKFPPVIIEVTNKEHYYNSIEAADKGDQKPFATFLCNQLLEQYTITVSS, from the coding sequence ATGTCCATAAAGTTTAAATACTTGTTTATTGTAGACATATATGTGTCATTTATAGAGAAGCAAAGGCATGGAAAGCACTTTTACTACTACTTAGTAAAGAGTGTTAGGATCACCCCGGCCAAAGCAAAAAGGCTTAGGATTTTCCTAGGCAGAGAAATACCTAAACATGCCGAATTACAGCAGTATTTTGTGGAACTCGAGAAAAAGACAATGGAAGCCCGGTATCACGCCAAATGGCTTCCTATGGAGCTTGTAGAAAAAGTTGATGATCTTAGTGCTTCTATAACAGTATTTCATAAAATACCTTCAAATGCATTGCCAAAAGACTTTCTGGTCAGATATACTTACAATACAAATGCCATAGAGGGCAATAGGCTGACGCTTAGACAGACTGCACTTGTGCTTAGTGACAGAATAGCCCCAGAGGGCTCGCGGGCGGATGATGTAATAGAGGCACTTAATGCTGTTGATGCATGGAATTTCATCAAATCCTATAGAGGCAGGCTGAATAAGGCATTTGTGTGCAAGGTGCAATATGAAATAACAAAGAACACATCTTGCAGAATTCAAGGAGGTTATAGGGATAGCGGAGTCAGAATATCTGGTTCAGAGCATATCCCACCAAAACCAGAAAAAGTTCCAAAACTGCTTGAAGATCTATTCAAGCAATTCTACAACCAAAAGAAAAATCTGCATCCGATAGAACTAGCGACGTTTCTACATAATAGTTTTGTAAATATACACCCATTTACAGATGGAAATGGAAGAACATCTAGGCTTCTTATGAATTGGATTCTGCTTAGGAACAAGTTTCCGCCAGTAATAATAGAGGTTACAAACAAGGAGCATTATTACAACTCAATTGAAGCTGCAGACAAAGGCGATCAGAAGCCATTTGCAACATTCCTGTGCAATCAGCTACTTGAACAATACACTATTACTGTGTCAAGCTAA
- a CDS encoding C2H2-type zinc finger protein — MPEYICDVCEINFASQRELDEHMKKQHAGETENRGAEKPGKRQ, encoded by the coding sequence ATGCCAGAATACATATGTGACGTATGCGAAATAAATTTCGCATCGCAAAGAGAACTGGATGAGCACATGAAAAAGCAGCACGCCGGAGAGACTGAAAACAGGGGCGCGGAGAAGCCCGGAAAAAGGCAGTAA
- a CDS encoding helix-turn-helix transcriptional regulator translates to MENAFYSCPTLSLLHIVGKRWTIPIMEVLYFQHASMQFNAIQSALNGITPKNLSGSLKELSDAQVIKKTARKRNGVLHTDYSLTKRGAYVMEFVRSAKELGISIYGMDASCASSRCYECLEIQPSRKAKR, encoded by the coding sequence ATGGAAAATGCATTCTATTCATGCCCTACGCTTTCCCTGCTTCACATAGTCGGGAAGCGCTGGACGATCCCCATAATGGAGGTGCTGTATTTCCAGCACGCTAGCATGCAATTCAACGCAATCCAATCCGCCCTTAATGGCATAACCCCGAAGAACCTGAGCGGCAGCCTGAAGGAACTTTCAGATGCGCAGGTAATAAAGAAAACGGCAAGAAAAAGGAACGGCGTTTTGCATACCGATTATTCCCTTACGAAGAGGGGCGCCTATGTGATGGAATTCGTGCGCAGCGCGAAAGAGCTCGGAATTTCAATATACGGGATGGATGCGTCCTGCGCAAGCAGCCGCTGCTATGAATGCCTGGAAATCCAGCCTTCAAGAAAAGCAAAGCGCTAA
- a CDS encoding rubrerythrin family protein codes for MVDALDKLSDIAYDEAKDEITDYTIYSSLSRIAKNPKTKMVFSELSRTEHSHYNFWMGYSRNRKIRPNALKVYLVILMHYLMGGAFVIKYLEKGETSTIKKYKSLERLVPKKDLPRFRRIIIDEEHHELMFASQIQGSYVKYISFIVLGLADALVEIAGIHAGSLGIYDSTKLTGLAGIVAGAAASIAMASAAYAQAKQGFKGSAALAAGYTGISYFISAVILALPYFLTETMLIAITSSVILGMAIIATVSWYNSVISESSFRRDFAELAGIMVAATIVLFLFGIAIRGIFHISI; via the coding sequence ATGGTAGATGCCTTGGACAAGCTATCAGATATCGCATACGATGAGGCAAAGGACGAGATTACGGATTATACGATATACAGCAGCCTGTCCAGGATCGCAAAAAACCCAAAGACGAAGATGGTTTTCTCGGAATTGTCAAGAACGGAGCATTCGCACTACAACTTCTGGATGGGGTATAGCAGAAACAGGAAAATAAGACCTAACGCACTTAAGGTCTACCTAGTCATTTTGATGCATTATTTGATGGGCGGAGCATTCGTGATAAAATACCTGGAAAAGGGCGAGACATCCACGATAAAGAAGTACAAATCCCTGGAGCGCCTTGTGCCGAAAAAGGACCTGCCCAGATTCAGGAGGATCATAATCGATGAGGAGCACCACGAGCTGATGTTCGCAAGCCAGATACAGGGGAGCTATGTCAAGTATATTTCCTTCATAGTGCTAGGGCTGGCGGATGCGCTGGTTGAAATAGCCGGCATACACGCGGGATCATTGGGGATATACGATTCCACAAAGCTGACCGGCCTGGCAGGGATAGTTGCAGGGGCAGCGGCATCCATCGCGATGGCATCCGCGGCATACGCACAGGCCAAGCAGGGCTTCAAAGGCTCGGCTGCGCTCGCGGCAGGATACACCGGCATTTCGTATTTCATAAGCGCTGTGATACTCGCGCTGCCCTATTTCCTTACCGAGACCATGCTTATAGCCATAACATCATCTGTGATTCTAGGAATGGCGATAATCGCCACGGTAAGCTGGTACAACTCGGTAATATCGGAAAGCAGCTTCAGGAGGGATTTTGCGGAGCTGGCAGGGATAATGGTAGCCGCGACCATAGTGCTGTTCCTGTTCGGTATAGCAATAAGGGGCATTTTCCACATATCCATCTAG